The DNA segment ACAGCCGGTGTGTCGTCTACCCGCGCCCGCATCACCAATCCCTTCATCGGCGGAGGGCTTGCTAATCCATCCATGCTCTTGAGCCGGAGGGGGGGGGAGGTCGCTACCACCGGCTGGATGCCATAGAATGGCATCCGCCGGAAATATTGGCGGTACCGCCTGGTACTGCCAGCAAAGGCAAAAAAACCGCCAGACGCGAACAGAACCCGCAAGGGTTTGTGCGCATCGTTATTGCAGCCTTCCGGTATGCCATCGGCGGGGAGCGATTTCTCATCACAAAAACCCGAAATGGCGTGATTTTTTCTCATATTCAGAAGTCCTTACTTGCGGGAAGTTTCTCTGGCACCAAAATCAGTTTTCTAACCATTATCATACTCCAAGTTCATAAATGAGTCGGATGTCCGTCCCTGGGTAAATAATTTCAGTTTCATTAAGCTGTTCAAAAAGTGACTGGAGAGATCTGTTGGCCGCGGGCCGGGAAGCACCATGGATCTTGATCCGTAGAATCTTATTTTCGATACCAGGGAGAATATCAGCCTCGGTAACGAACAAATCCTGGAGTAAACGTCGAGTCGCCGTGGTATCTGCCGTTGACCCAGTAAATAAACCGGTCATTGCCGTTTCAGCACTGTAAGCAAGCCTGTCGGAGGAGTTGGGTTCTGCTGGAGCTGCTGTATTGAGAATCATCAACTCCTTCGTGTATGAACTTATCAGAGTTTTAACTCCCGGTCCAGTCGTCCATGAAAGTCTGTTTCACAAAAATAGTTTTCAGCAACAGACGCGGTTGTTTTGATCGTTAATATTGACCTGAATACACTGGTCGTGTACCTTCTTGCCGGCGGTGACATTTTCAGGGTTGTTTTCGAAACCTCTGGAAATTTTTCAAGTCGATACCATTTCGTTTTGTTTCTGCATTCGTCCTTCTCATCCCTTTATTTCATTGTATGAAAGACACCATTTCTGCAAATGCGGTACCCCCAAAGAGCGCAGCATGTACAAGGGGTTCACTGCGAATCGTGAAGGTTGAAACTCGTCCGGAAATCAAGAAATTTATCCAAATTCCCAGGTCGTTATACAGGGACGATCCAATGTGGATACCGCCACTTCTCCTTGAGCAGCGCATGCTTTTCTCTCCTAAGAATCCGTATTTTGAACACGCAACCTGCTGTCGTTGGATAGCACTTCGAGATGGCCACCCGGTAGGACGTATCAGTGCCCAAATAGACAGACTGCATCTCGACCGCCACCAGGATGGCACAGGATTTTTCGGGATGCTGGAGGTGGAAGATAACAGAGAAACTTTTCGGGCAATCCTTGCGACCGCGGAAGACTGGCTCCGCAGCCAGGGCATGAAATCGATCAGGGGACCGTTCAACCTGTCCATCAACCAGGAATGTGGTCTGCTAGTCGACGGATTTGAGACGAAACCGTCGATGATGATGGGTCATGCCCACCCGTATTATGCGATGCGTCTGGGACAGTGCGGTTATGTGAAGGAAAAGGATCTCCTGGCGTACACGATTGCCACCGATGTCGAACCCTCGGACGTCATGAAACTACTTGTCAAACGGACCCAAAAACGTGTCGAGACGAGGCCCGTTCGAAAAAAAACCTTTCAGGAAGACCTGGATGTTGTCTTCAACATATTCAATGATGCCTGGTCGGATAACTGGGGTTTTATCCCTTTGACCAGGAACGAAATCGTCCATATGGCGAATGATTTAAAGTTGCTGATCAATGAGCAGTTCACCAGGATCGCCTTTGTGGATGGTCAGCCGTCTGCATTTATCGTGGTGCTGCCCAATTTGAACGAGGCTATAGCGGATCTCAACGGCAGACTGTTCCCTTTTGGATGGCTCAAGCTGTTGTGGCGCCTCAAGGTAGGACACCCGCGAACCGGGCGGGTGATCCTCATGGGCGTCCGGAAGGCGTATCAGGGAACCGTTCTGGGGGCAGCCCTGGCGTACAGGGTGATCGGCGATGTCCAGCAGGCGATTGTTGATCATGGCGTGAGGGAACTGGAATTGTCCTGGATCCTGGAGGACAATATCGGGATTCAGAGCATCATTCAAGACTGCGGCGGCAGGCAATACAAGCGATACCGCATTTTCGGCAAACAACTGTGAGCACAGACACCATGGATTCCGGACAGCAGGTATTTACCGCAATTATCCTCGCCGCGGACCGGGAAAGGCACAACCCCGTTGCCGTAGCGGCGGACGTCCGTTGCAAGTCGATGGCGCCGGTGAACGGCACTCCGATGCTCTTCAGGGTCATTGAAGCGCTGGCATCATCCGCTTCCGTACACAACCAGACCCTTTGCGGCCCTCCCCGATCCATCATGGATCAAGAACCGACGCTGGAAGAGTATGTTGTTTCCGGCAGGGTGGGCTGGATGGAAAATCAGGCGACGCCAAGTCTGAGCGCCTTTCATGCCATGGCATCACTGCCCGAGGATGTCCCCCTCCTGTTAACCACCAGTGATCATGCCCTGCTCAGCCCGCGGATCGTGGATTACTTCTGTCGTGAAGCCTGCAGAACGGAATGTGATGTTGCAGCGGCAGTGGTCCGCCATGAGGTTGTGACGGCAGCCTATCCTCACACCCGCAGAACCGCATACACATTCAAGGATGGAGCATATTGTTCGTGCAACCTTTTTGCCTTTATGACATCACGATCACGGCAGGTGCCAAATTTCTGGCGCCGGGTTGAACAGCAGCGCAAGAATCCGCTACGGGTGATCAATATCCTGGGATGGATGACGGTAATCCGCTACCTGCTGAGGAACCTTACCCTGACCGAGGTTCTGAACAGGCTGTCGCGGCAACTGGGATGCACGGCCGGGGTGGTTGTCCTCCCGTATCCGGAGGCAGCAATCGATGTAGACTCGGCCGACGACTGGCGATATGTGCAGCAGATCGCGGCCAAGACTTTGTCATGACACGTGCCGGAGACCACCTTGTCAGTTGACTGTCACGTTTTGCACCTCCAATTCGAGGGTGCCGATGCTGTTGACGGTTCCGCTGATCTTGACCGGTATCCCTTTTTCCGGATCCAGGTATATCCGAATGTCTTTTTGAAGGCCAAAGAGCGAAAAGACTTCAGGAGCCTGATTGGCGGTTCCCATGTTTTCCGAGGTGACGGCATACACAACCGGAAGAATCTGCTCCGTCACAACAGTCTCCTTAAGTGCAGCGGAACGGACTGTGTACGCGACTTGTAAAGGGGAGGCTCCTTCTTGCGTGATGGTGAGGCGATGCAGCTGTTTTTTGCCGAAAACGCAGAGTTCAAAAGGATCTTGCCCGATGACAGGGGTAAGACTTGATACCTTGTATACAATGAGGGCCGGGTCCGATATCGTGCCGCAACCAGTCCGGTTTCCAGGATATCTGTACAGGGACTCCGTGTGCTGTGACCATACTGACGCGGGGAGTTTTTTCTCGGCCGAGTTTCCCGGCACAACTTTATGCCGGCGTACACCTTTTTCCTCCCAGCAATAGCTTTTCATCCAGAAGGCATTGCCTTGGTTCAGGCGGTTACGTTTGTAGGGCAGTCCATCATGTTCTTTAAACCAGACCCTTTCTTCGTATTTGTCTTCAGAGCCCAGGCCCTGCAACGAGGCTTTTATTGTCAGCAACATGCCGTCATGAACTGTTTCCGGACAAGCACCCCATTCCTTCCCTTTGGGAGAGGAATTATTCCCGGAGGAGTCAGCCATTGACTCAAGCTGCATTTGGACTTTAAAGTAAGCTGAAAATTTGGAACCTGTAAATATCAAGTCAGACCAGGAAACTTTCTTGTTCGTCGGGTTTGCAGTCGGAGTATTTTCTCCGGCAAGACAGGATTTCGGCAGAATAACCAGACCTGCCAGCAGCAAAAAAAATACACTGAGTTGCACCACCGACTGCATCGTCTTCATCCGGCCGTTAATTCCCGACAACAACGTATTGAAATTATATCGTAAAATTGACATAAATGTTTTTTTCTACCCAACATCGATGCATAACTGCCAGGCAGCATCCCCGAAACCCAGCACTATCATCCCATTTCCACTTCGGTTAGGACGACGACTGATTTTGAGGAAATTTCCTCACCAGACAAAGAACTCTTTATTACTCGGCCAAATTGATATACAAGTGCGGATGTCGCTCTCTGTTCAATCTCCCCAGCAGGATGTTTCAAAACTGTTTATACACCAGAATGGAGTTCTTTGCATGAAAGTCATTATTTTAAGCGCCGGCCAAGGCAAACGGTTATTACCCATGACTGCTGATTTACCCAAATGCCTTTTACCGGTTCAGGGCAAAACAATCATCGAATGGCAGATCGACGAACTGCACAAATGCGGCATTGACCAAATCACCGTAGTCGTCGGATATAATGCCGATAAAGTTAAAGAACTTCTGCGACATCGCTACGGATCGGAAAAGATCAAAACCTGTAACAATGCAGATTATGCAACAACCGACAACTTGATCAGCTGTTGGATGGTTCGGCATGAAATGACAGAAGATTTTATTCTCTTGAACGGTGACACCCTCTTTGAGGCGCTGATAGTCAAGAGTTTGCTGGCATCGCCTGCCGCCCCCATTACGGTTACCGTGAATCTCAAAGATACCTATGATGCGGACGACATGAAGGTCAGTCTGAAAGGGCAACGTCTCACCCATGTCGGCAAAAATATTCCGCAGGATAAAATTGACGGGGAATCCATCGGCATGATCCTGTTCCGCGGTATAGGCCCGATGCTCTTCAGGAAAGGACTGGAAAATGCCCGGGCTGACGCATCGTGTTCCCGGAGATGGTTTCTGTCGGTCATTGATGAGATTGCCGGAAAAGAAACCGTGCTGACCTGCTCGATCAGGGGATTAGCCTGGTGTGAAATCGATTTCCCGGCAGACCTGAACGAGGCTGACCGGATTGTTGCAGCAAACTTCCACAGGCAGGAAACGGCAGAGCTTCAGGTTTCTTGACAGTAAAAGGGTTTCCACTGTAGCCGACGGCAGGCACAGGCTCTTCAAACGGAGTTTCAACGACGGATACAACGTGATTATTGATCGTTACATAATGCGAGAAATAATTAAACCCACAATGATCATTTGCGTTGTGCTGGTTTTTATCTTCGGATGTTATATCTCGGCCCGTTTCTGGGAAGATGCGGTTCATGGTCTGTTGTCGGGTGTCACCGTCTTCCTGTTGGTTCTGCTCAGGATTATTATCGCCCTTGAAGTGCTGCTGCCGACCACATTTTACCTGTCCGTGGTAATCGCTCTCAGTCGCTTCTACAAAAACGGTGAGATAACCGCCATGTTTGCCAGCGGAATAAGCATGGCCAGGATCACTCTCTCTATTTTCCTCTTATCCTTAATGGTTGCTGCGATTGTTGCCATCCTCTCGCTGTACATCCGTCCCTGGGCCTGGACGCAGTTCTTCCTGCTGAAGGCTCAATCAGAAGCCCAGTTTGATCTTACAAGGATGCAAAGCGGCAATTTTTATGAGGTCGACGACGGGGAACGGGTTATTTTTGCCGACAAGGTCAACACCCGGGAAAACCGGGCAGAGGGAGTTTTTATTCTGAACAAAAAAAATACTTCGCTGCAGATAATTTATGCGGAACAGGCCGACCAGTACCAAGACGAGAAGAGCGACAATCCCATCATCGCATTCAAAAACGGCCATTGGTATGAGTTTCCCAACTCAAGCGATAAGGGATTGATCATAAAGTTCAAGAACGCTGCCATGCCTCTACAGCCTGATGGTACCATCCTTCCCAGCCACAAGGTAAAAGCCGCGGCTACCAGAACCCTTGTGCCCGCGGATAATCTGGAGGAAATAGCAGAATTGGAGTGGCGGATCATCACCCCCCTGTCCAGCATCCTTCTTGCGCTGCTCGCCATCCCGTTAAGCCGGTCCTCGCCGCGTCAGAGGCAGCGCGTCAATATACTGGCGGCCATTCTGATTTTTGCCGCTTATTACAATTTCAGCGCCATCGCGAAGAAATTGGTCTCCCAGGGTGTTATCGGCATTTTGCCCGGAATCTTCTGGAGTCAATTGCTGCTGGTTGTCTGCCTCGTCCTCCTCACCTGGCGGCCTCGTTTTTTCCGGCACTGGCACAGGCTATGAGAATCCTGGACGTGTATATAGGCAGAACGTTTCTGACATACTGTCTGTTCATCATGCTTATTCTGGCGGTGCTGCTCAGTCTGTTCGAGTTGATCTCGCAACTTGACGATGTAGGAAAAGGCAGTTATCGACTGCACAACGCCATCCTTTTCGTACTTCTGACCCTCCCCAAGCGTATTCTTGACCTACTGCCGATTACGACGCTTCTTGGCGGTATTGTCGCCATGGGAGCCATGTCCGACCATGGGGAAATTGTCGGCATGGAGGCCGCGGGCATATCTGTTCCGAGAATATGCACGACGGTTCTGGTCACCAGCATGCTTTTAATGCTGACAGCCGGCATACTGGCTGAATTAGTTGTGCCGACTATGGAGCAACAGGCCCGCAAGTCCCACGCGCAGGCCATCTCCAGTGATGAAGGTATTGACTTGAGCAGGGAAGGTTTCTGGTTGCGCCGTGACAATGCCTATATCCATGTTGAAAAGATGCTCCGAGAAGGGGTTGCCGCCAAGCTTGATATTTTCAGATTCGATGACCAGAAACACCTGCAGACCTTTACACATGCGCAATACGCCGTTCTCCAAGACAACAGCCAATGGATCCTGCACAATATCACCCAGAGGACGATTGACGACGGTGAGATGATCACCAGACAATTGCCCACCCTGGCCATGGACATTTTTTTAAGTCCCGAGCAGGTGAGAATTCTGGGCCTGCCTCCCTACAGTTTATCGACCCCCGACCTTATTCGTTATATCGAAACCTTACGAGTGAGCGGCCAGAATGCTGACCAATATTCTATCGCATTGTGGCGCAAACTCACTGTCCCCCTGGCCACCGTGGCTATGGCGTTGCTTTCCCTCAGTTTTGTCTTCGGTTCTACACGGAGTATCAGTGCCGGTTATCGTATCACTATCGGCTCATTTGTCGGAATTGTCCTGTATTTTGCCGACCAGATGTCGATCCAGTGGGGGCTGCTGCTCAATATGAGTCCTTTTGGTACTGCCATGCTGCCTGTCCTGCTGATTTCGGGCATCACTCTCGTGCGGTTGCGCAAAGCCTTTTGACCGGAACGGCCCGCTACCAGGGAAGAATCATCTCCCGTCGCTGTCCGGCAATAAACTCCTCCCGGTCTGCCGCGAAGATGCGTTCCTCCATGCGGACAATCCATCGGTCGGCGGATCGCTTGATTTCATACAGGGAATAACGGGCACGCCGTTCGTCGGTGCGCACCAAGGATGATACCGATGGCACTCCCATTGCGGGGATCAGTCCCACCGGCCCGGAGAGAGAGCCCTGTATTGTTTTGTGGGCATGACCAAAGAGGACCAGTTCGACCCCGTAACGCGCAATCAATGCCTGCAGGGCCGACGCATCGGTTAGACTTCGCCGCCGGCTGACGACACCCGATATCGGCGGGTGATGGATCAGAAGTATACGGAAAAGGTGTTGACCAGGCAACTGCTGCAGAAGCATTTCCAGCTTAGCCACCTGCTCTTTGCCGAGTCTGCCCGTGGCAAGGTGGAGTGCGCTCGGTCGGGCCGTACTTGTGCTGATCAGGGCAATATCACGACGGATGCGCAGCGTCGGAAAGAGTTCCTCTAGGCTGGTGGCGGAAGCAGCAGTCTGCGGAGGCGAGTTATCGCCCTGCATGTAGGGCAGCCAGAAGGCAAACGATTGCTGCCATGCAGTCCTGACATACTGGTCATGGTTGCCGGGAATGACGGTGACCTGTTCGGGTGTGCCGACCGCCTGCAGCCAATCCCGGGCCGATGCGAATTCAGCTGGCAGGCTCAGATGGGTCAAGTCACCGGTAATGACAATATGGTCCGGTTGTGTCCGTTGCAGATCTTTAGAAAGAATGGTAAGTAACTCATCGTGCTGCTCGTGTCTGCGTTTCAGCTGCCAGCGCAGACAGCCGAGCATTCTTTTGTTGAGAAAATCACCTCGGCGGCTGTGCTCAACGCAGGTGATGTGCGGGTCAGAGCAATGGGCAACAACGTACCCCTTGGCTGCAGATGCATCGTCCGCCGCCCGGATGATCGTCCTGCCGGAGTTGAGAATGTCTGGAAAGGTCGCTGGCATAATGGCCAAACCTATACAGGAAGGAGAGTGTTTTTGCAAAGATTGACTATAAAAGAACAGCAGTATGAGTAAATATATCCATTTTTGTCATACATGTCCGGTACAGATCTGGGGCATGACCTCACAACAGCGGATAGAGCGTATTCTGGGAGAAACCGCCCAAAGCTGTACCGCAGATGAATTGAAAAAGCTGTCTGACAGCGATACCGTCCTGATTCTCCGTGGCGACTACCTGTTCGATGACCGGCTGATCGAAAACCTTGCTGGAACGCCAAATGTTCTCCTGAACTTGCAGGACCGCCAGCCGCAGACAGCCGTTGCCGCGCATGTCCCGGCCGGCTTGGCACAGCAGGCCCTGGATCTGATCACCGACAAGACAACGAACGACGTACTGCCCGGCGTGGAAAATCTGACCCCTTCGACCTTCCCTCTATCGTTTCATAAAAAATTGCGCAAGAATGAACCGCCGTTTGTCCTCCCGATCACCGCTGAACGAAAAAAGGACCTAGAACGGCGTCTTTTCGACTGGTCCTATAAAGGCGTCACGGATCTGGTCACGAAATGGGCATGGCCCTGTCTGGCCCGCCATGTGGTGGGGTTTTGCGTCCGGCTGCATATCAGGCCCAACCAAGTCACCCTGGCCGGTTTGGTGCTGGTGATCATCGCGGGGATTTCCTTTGCCACCGGCCAATACGGCATCGGACTGGCAGCGGGATGGCTGATGACCTTTCTGGACACTGTGGACGGCAAACTGGCCCGCGTAACTCTGACTTCCAGTAAATTCGGCCACTACTTTGACCATATGATCGATCTCGTCCACCCTCCCCTCTGGTATATACTGTGGGCGATTGGCTTACCTGATGCCCAGGCAGACAGTCTGGGACTCCCTTTGAACGCTTTTTTCTGGGTGATCCTGGCCGGGTATGTGGGCGGCCGTCTGGTCGAAGGATCCTTCCAGTTATTGCTCGGCAGGTTCAGCATATTCTGCTGGCGGCCGTTCGATTCGTATTTCAGGCTGATTACGGCCAGACGAAATCCGAACCTGATCCTGCTGACGCTCAGCTATCTCGCTGACCGTCCGGATCTAGGACTGGTGGCCGTGACGATCTGGACGGTTGCCAGTACCCTCATCCTGCTTGTCCGACTGGCGGCCGCCGGTTATGATCGGGCCAGACAAGGAGGACCGCTCGGTTCATGGTTGTCCGAGGCGGATACGCCGAGGTATTACAACTCACGTGCGGCCCGGATATTTGCAGGCCATGCGGGCCGCTGATCTGCAATGGTTTTGCTCTGCTTGCCGAAATGAAATGGCCGCGACAACGCCTGCAGTTGTTCAGCCGGTGCGGATCGGCGTTCTGTATAATCCGTTGAGTGGTAAAAACCGTCAGGCCCCTGGAGTCCTGCCGCGTATAATCAGCGGCTATCCCAAGGTGCTTCTGAAAGAAATCCGGACTCCCCATGCGGTGCACGACGCGCTGGTAGATTTCGCCCGCCAGGACATTAACCTGATCGTAATAAGCGGCGGCGACGGAACTGTCCAGGCCGTCTTGACGGTGATGTTCACCCGGCAGCCCTTTGTCACGCACCCTCAACTTGTTGTGCTTGAAGCGGGTACGACCAACATGATTGCTGGCGATGTCGGCCTATCAGGCGATCAACACCGGGCCTTGCAAGGTCTGTTTGCCTGGGCCCTGACCGGCAGGGGCCGGGTCACCCGGGCTCAAAGACCGGTTCTTTGCCTGCGGGTCTCCGGTCACGAGGCGAAATACGGCATGTTTTTCGGCGCTGCCATCATCAGCCAAGGCATCCGATACTACCAGCAGAACCTCCATAACCACGGATTACACGGTGTTTTGGGGATAGGTCTGACCCTGTTCCGTTCCCTGTGGGCTGCTATCAGACACAGCAACAGGCAGATGACAACCACCGCCATGACGGTTTGTCTTGACGGACGACCGCCGCAACGGGACAATTTTTTGTTATTTTTTGTCACGACACTGAATCGGCTGTTTTTCGGTCTGCGGCCGTTTTGGGGAGATGAACAGGGGCCGTTGCGCTATACAGCCGTGAGAACACAGGCACCATATCTCCTGCAGGTCCTGCCCATGCTGGCAAGAGGAAGGCGGTGCCGCAAGGGAACGCCGGAGAATGGCTATTTCTCCGGCAATGTGCGGGATATACAGTTTTTTCTGGACAGCCCCGTTGCACTGGACGGTGAATTGTACACACCGGATTCCATCCAGGAACCAACCGTGTTGCAGTGCGGCGGCAGTGCCACCTTTTTACGAGTAGAATAATGTCACCTCCAACAGAACTGGTTCATGTAATCCAGCTGCATACTTCTCGACATGCCTCACCGGCGGTCTCCCTCCTGATGCAGGAGGTTTTTTCCCGTCATGGTAACTCCGTGCAGGGGATAGTGTTTTATGGGTCCTGCATGCATTCGGGTGATGACCTGGACGGACTTTTTGATCTGTACGTTCTGGTGGACGGGTACCTTTCCGCCAATCGCAGCCTCCTGTATGCTTTCCTCAACAACGTGCTGCCGCCCAATGTTTTC comes from the Desulforhopalus sp. genome and includes:
- a CDS encoding N-acetyltransferase is translated as MWIPPLLLEQRMLFSPKNPYFEHATCCRWIALRDGHPVGRISAQIDRLHLDRHQDGTGFFGMLEVEDNRETFRAILATAEDWLRSQGMKSIRGPFNLSINQECGLLVDGFETKPSMMMGHAHPYYAMRLGQCGYVKEKDLLAYTIATDVEPSDVMKLLVKRTQKRVETRPVRKKTFQEDLDVVFNIFNDAWSDNWGFIPLTRNEIVHMANDLKLLINEQFTRIAFVDGQPSAFIVVLPNLNEAIADLNGRLFPFGWLKLLWRLKVGHPRTGRVILMGVRKAYQGTVLGAALAYRVIGDVQQAIVDHGVRELELSWILEDNIGIQSIIQDCGGRQYKRYRIFGKQL
- a CDS encoding nucleotidyltransferase family protein, encoding MSTDTMDSGQQVFTAIILAADRERHNPVAVAADVRCKSMAPVNGTPMLFRVIEALASSASVHNQTLCGPPRSIMDQEPTLEEYVVSGRVGWMENQATPSLSAFHAMASLPEDVPLLLTTSDHALLSPRIVDYFCREACRTECDVAAAVVRHEVVTAAYPHTRRTAYTFKDGAYCSCNLFAFMTSRSRQVPNFWRRVEQQRKNPLRVINILGWMTVIRYLLRNLTLTEVLNRLSRQLGCTAGVVVLPYPEAAIDVDSADDWRYVQQIAAKTLS
- the lptG gene encoding LPS export ABC transporter permease LptG, with the protein product MRILDVYIGRTFLTYCLFIMLILAVLLSLFELISQLDDVGKGSYRLHNAILFVLLTLPKRILDLLPITTLLGGIVAMGAMSDHGEIVGMEAAGISVPRICTTVLVTSMLLMLTAGILAELVVPTMEQQARKSHAQAISSDEGIDLSREGFWLRRDNAYIHVEKMLREGVAAKLDIFRFDDQKHLQTFTHAQYAVLQDNSQWILHNITQRTIDDGEMITRQLPTLAMDIFLSPEQVRILGLPPYSLSTPDLIRYIETLRVSGQNADQYSIALWRKLTVPLATVAMALLSLSFVFGSTRSISAGYRITIGSFVGIVLYFADQMSIQWGLLLNMSPFGTAMLPVLLISGITLVRLRKAF
- a CDS encoding CDP-alcohol phosphatidyltransferase family protein codes for the protein MSKYIHFCHTCPVQIWGMTSQQRIERILGETAQSCTADELKKLSDSDTVLILRGDYLFDDRLIENLAGTPNVLLNLQDRQPQTAVAAHVPAGLAQQALDLITDKTTNDVLPGVENLTPSTFPLSFHKKLRKNEPPFVLPITAERKKDLERRLFDWSYKGVTDLVTKWAWPCLARHVVGFCVRLHIRPNQVTLAGLVLVIIAGISFATGQYGIGLAAGWLMTFLDTVDGKLARVTLTSSKFGHYFDHMIDLVHPPLWYILWAIGLPDAQADSLGLPLNAFFWVILAGYVGGRLVEGSFQLLLGRFSIFCWRPFDSYFRLITARRNPNLILLTLSYLADRPDLGLVAVTIWTVASTLILLVRLAAAGYDRARQGGPLGSWLSEADTPRYYNSRAARIFAGHAGR
- the lptF gene encoding LPS export ABC transporter permease LptF encodes the protein MIIDRYIMREIIKPTMIICVVLVFIFGCYISARFWEDAVHGLLSGVTVFLLVLLRIIIALEVLLPTTFYLSVVIALSRFYKNGEITAMFASGISMARITLSIFLLSLMVAAIVAILSLYIRPWAWTQFFLLKAQSEAQFDLTRMQSGNFYEVDDGERVIFADKVNTRENRAEGVFILNKKNTSLQIIYAEQADQYQDEKSDNPIIAFKNGHWYEFPNSSDKGLIIKFKNAAMPLQPDGTILPSHKVKAAATRTLVPADNLEEIAELEWRIITPLSSILLALLAIPLSRSSPRQRQRVNILAAILIFAAYYNFSAIAKKLVSQGVIGILPGIFWSQLLLVVCLVLLTWRPRFFRHWHRL
- a CDS encoding phosphocholine cytidylyltransferase family protein produces the protein MKVIILSAGQGKRLLPMTADLPKCLLPVQGKTIIEWQIDELHKCGIDQITVVVGYNADKVKELLRHRYGSEKIKTCNNADYATTDNLISCWMVRHEMTEDFILLNGDTLFEALIVKSLLASPAAPITVTVNLKDTYDADDMKVSLKGQRLTHVGKNIPQDKIDGESIGMILFRGIGPMLFRKGLENARADASCSRRWFLSVIDEIAGKETVLTCSIRGLAWCEIDFPADLNEADRIVAANFHRQETAELQVS
- a CDS encoding diacylglycerol kinase family protein, which encodes MAATTPAVVQPVRIGVLYNPLSGKNRQAPGVLPRIISGYPKVLLKEIRTPHAVHDALVDFARQDINLIVISGGDGTVQAVLTVMFTRQPFVTHPQLVVLEAGTTNMIAGDVGLSGDQHRALQGLFAWALTGRGRVTRAQRPVLCLRVSGHEAKYGMFFGAAIISQGIRYYQQNLHNHGLHGVLGIGLTLFRSLWAAIRHSNRQMTTTAMTVCLDGRPPQRDNFLLFFVTTLNRLFFGLRPFWGDEQGPLRYTAVRTQAPYLLQVLPMLARGRRCRKGTPENGYFSGNVRDIQFFLDSPVALDGELYTPDSIQEPTVLQCGGSATFLRVE
- a CDS encoding metallophosphoesterase, with product MPATFPDILNSGRTIIRAADDASAAKGYVVAHCSDPHITCVEHSRRGDFLNKRMLGCLRWQLKRRHEQHDELLTILSKDLQRTQPDHIVITGDLTHLSLPAEFASARDWLQAVGTPEQVTVIPGNHDQYVRTAWQQSFAFWLPYMQGDNSPPQTAASATSLEELFPTLRIRRDIALISTSTARPSALHLATGRLGKEQVAKLEMLLQQLPGQHLFRILLIHHPPISGVVSRRRSLTDASALQALIARYGVELVLFGHAHKTIQGSLSGPVGLIPAMGVPSVSSLVRTDERRARYSLYEIKRSADRWIVRMEERIFAADREEFIAGQRREMILPW